The Juglans microcarpa x Juglans regia isolate MS1-56 chromosome 8S, Jm3101_v1.0, whole genome shotgun sequence genome has a window encoding:
- the LOC121245125 gene encoding L-Ala-D/L-amino acid epimerase isoform X1 — MLSTGLSLFSLPRAPILCSPLHPTETPPKSHPFSQFSSTPTKKMAATTPIAITTSFGLKNLMETFTVDVQRAENRPLNVPLIAPFTISSSRLERVENVAIRIELRNGCVGWGEAPILPFVTVEDQSTAMSKAAEACEFLKRSPAMTMGLLLAEIDGILPGHEFASVRKIENLALSGVFDLLLVEFVRAGVEMAVIDAVATSIGVPLWRLFGGVSNTITTDITIPIVSPAEAAELAAKYYNQGFNTLKLKVGKNLKADIEVLQAIRGAHPECLFILDANEGYKPTEAIEVLEKLHEMGVTPVLFEQPVHRDDWEGLGHVNRIAKNKYGVSVAADESCRSLVDVKKIVRGNLADVVNIKLAKVGVVGALEIIEIARASGLHLMIGGMVETRLAMGFAGHLAAGLGCFKFVDLDTPLLLSEDPVLEGYEVSGAVYKFTNARGHGGFLHWDNIA, encoded by the exons ATGTTGTCAACTGGGCTCTCTTTGTTTTCACTACCGCGCGCTCCGATCCTCTGTTCTCCCCTGCATCCCACTGAAACCCCTCCAAAATCTCATCCCTTTTCCCAGTTTTCATCTACTCCCACCAAAAAAATGGCGGCCACAACGCCTATTGCGATAACGACTAGCTTCGGGCTCAAGAATTTGATGGAGACATTCACAGTTGATGTGCAGAGAGCAGAGAATAGACCACTGAATGTCCCTTTGATTGCGCCTTTTACGATTTCATCGTCGAGGCTTGAGAGGGTTGAGAATGTGGCAATTAGAATTGAGCTGAGAAATGGGTGTGTGGGGTGGGGTGAGGCTCCAATTTTGCCTTTTGTGACGGTAGAGGATCAGAGTACGGCTATGTCAAAGGCGGCGGAGGCATGTGAATTTCTAAAGCGGAGTCCGGCAATGACGATGGGATTGTTGTTGGCGGAGATTGATGGGATTCTTCCAGGACATGAGTTTGCTTCAGtgagaaaaattgaaaacttaGCTCTTTCTGGAGTTTTTGATCTTCTGTTGGTTGAGTTC GTTAGGGCAGGAGTTGAAATGGCAGTGATAGATGCAGTTGCTACTAGCATAGGCGTGCCTCTGTGGAGACTATTTGGGGGAGTTTCAAACACCATAACAACTGATATAACA ATTCCAATTGTTTCTCCAGCTGAAGCTGCAGAATTGGCTGCAAAGTATTACAATCAAGGATTCAATACTTTGAAGCTTAAGGTAGGAAAGAATCTGAAAGCAGATATAGAAGTTCTTCAGGCCATACGTGGTGCACATCCTGAATGTTTGTTTATCTTGGATGCTAATGAGGGATACAAACCAACAGAAGCAATTGAAGTTCTTGAAAAATTACAtg AAATGGGGGTCACTCCTGTTCTTTTTGAACAACCTGTTCATAGAGATGATTGGGAGGGTCTCGGTCATGTTAATCGTATTGCTAAAAACAAATATGGAGTATCTGTTGCCGCTGATGAAAGCTGTCGGAGCTTAGTTGATGTCAAGAAAATAGTCCGAGGAAATCTTGCAGATGTCGTTAACATTAAACTTGCCAAAGTTGGGGTAGTGGGGGCCCTTGAGATTATTGAGATTGCAAGAGCATCAGGATTGCATCTGATGATTGGTGGTATGGTTGAGACTAGACTGGCCATGGGCTTTGCTGGCCATCTTGCTGCTGGCCTTGGGtgtttcaa GTTTGTTGACCTAGACACACCCCTTTTGCTATCCGAGGATCCAGTTCTTGAGGGTTACGAGG TCTCGGGTGCTGTTTACAAGTTCACGAATGCTCGAGGCCATGGTGGTTTTCTTCATTGGGACAATATTGCTTG A
- the LOC121245125 gene encoding L-Ala-D/L-amino acid epimerase isoform X3 has product MLSTGLSLFSLPRAPILCSPLHPTETPPKSHPFSQFSSTPTKKMAATTPIAITTSFGLKNLMETFTVDVQRAENRPLNVPLIAPFTISSSRLERVENVAIRIELRNGCVGWGEAPILPFVTVEDQSTAMSKAAEACEFLKRSPAMTMGLLLAEIDGILPGHEFASIPIVSPAEAAELAAKYYNQGFNTLKLKVGKNLKADIEVLQAIRGAHPECLFILDANEGYKPTEAIEVLEKLHEMGVTPVLFEQPVHRDDWEGLGHVNRIAKNKYGVSVAADESCRSLVDVKKIVRGNLADVVNIKLAKVGVVGALEIIEIARASGLHLMIGGMVETRLAMGFAGHLAAGLGCFKFVDLDTPLLLSEDPVLEGYEVSGAVYKFTNARGHGGFLHWDNIA; this is encoded by the exons ATGTTGTCAACTGGGCTCTCTTTGTTTTCACTACCGCGCGCTCCGATCCTCTGTTCTCCCCTGCATCCCACTGAAACCCCTCCAAAATCTCATCCCTTTTCCCAGTTTTCATCTACTCCCACCAAAAAAATGGCGGCCACAACGCCTATTGCGATAACGACTAGCTTCGGGCTCAAGAATTTGATGGAGACATTCACAGTTGATGTGCAGAGAGCAGAGAATAGACCACTGAATGTCCCTTTGATTGCGCCTTTTACGATTTCATCGTCGAGGCTTGAGAGGGTTGAGAATGTGGCAATTAGAATTGAGCTGAGAAATGGGTGTGTGGGGTGGGGTGAGGCTCCAATTTTGCCTTTTGTGACGGTAGAGGATCAGAGTACGGCTATGTCAAAGGCGGCGGAGGCATGTGAATTTCTAAAGCGGAGTCCGGCAATGACGATGGGATTGTTGTTGGCGGAGATTGATGGGATTCTTCCAGGACATGAGTTTGCTTCA ATTCCAATTGTTTCTCCAGCTGAAGCTGCAGAATTGGCTGCAAAGTATTACAATCAAGGATTCAATACTTTGAAGCTTAAGGTAGGAAAGAATCTGAAAGCAGATATAGAAGTTCTTCAGGCCATACGTGGTGCACATCCTGAATGTTTGTTTATCTTGGATGCTAATGAGGGATACAAACCAACAGAAGCAATTGAAGTTCTTGAAAAATTACAtg AAATGGGGGTCACTCCTGTTCTTTTTGAACAACCTGTTCATAGAGATGATTGGGAGGGTCTCGGTCATGTTAATCGTATTGCTAAAAACAAATATGGAGTATCTGTTGCCGCTGATGAAAGCTGTCGGAGCTTAGTTGATGTCAAGAAAATAGTCCGAGGAAATCTTGCAGATGTCGTTAACATTAAACTTGCCAAAGTTGGGGTAGTGGGGGCCCTTGAGATTATTGAGATTGCAAGAGCATCAGGATTGCATCTGATGATTGGTGGTATGGTTGAGACTAGACTGGCCATGGGCTTTGCTGGCCATCTTGCTGCTGGCCTTGGGtgtttcaa GTTTGTTGACCTAGACACACCCCTTTTGCTATCCGAGGATCCAGTTCTTGAGGGTTACGAGG TCTCGGGTGCTGTTTACAAGTTCACGAATGCTCGAGGCCATGGTGGTTTTCTTCATTGGGACAATATTGCTTG A
- the LOC121245125 gene encoding L-Ala-D/L-amino acid epimerase isoform X2 — protein sequence MLSTGLSLFSLPRAPILCSPLHPTETPPKSHPFSQFSSTPTKKMAATTPIAITTSFGLKNLMETFTVDVQRAENRPLNVPLIAPFTISSSRLERVENVAIRIELRNGCVGWGEAPILPFVTVEDQSTAMSKAAEACEFLKRSPAMTMGLLLAEIDGILPGHEFASVRAGVEMAVIDAVATSIGVPLWRLFGGVSNTITTDITIPIVSPAEAAELAAKYYNQGFNTLKLKVGKNLKADIEVLQAIRGAHPECLFILDANEGYKPTEAIEVLEKLHEMGVTPVLFEQPVHRDDWEGLGHVNRIAKNKYGVSVAADESCRSLVDVKKIVRGNLADVVNIKLAKVGVVGALEIIEIARASGLHLMIGGMVETRLAMGFAGHLAAGLGCFKFVDLDTPLLLSEDPVLEGYEVSGAVYKFTNARGHGGFLHWDNIA from the exons ATGTTGTCAACTGGGCTCTCTTTGTTTTCACTACCGCGCGCTCCGATCCTCTGTTCTCCCCTGCATCCCACTGAAACCCCTCCAAAATCTCATCCCTTTTCCCAGTTTTCATCTACTCCCACCAAAAAAATGGCGGCCACAACGCCTATTGCGATAACGACTAGCTTCGGGCTCAAGAATTTGATGGAGACATTCACAGTTGATGTGCAGAGAGCAGAGAATAGACCACTGAATGTCCCTTTGATTGCGCCTTTTACGATTTCATCGTCGAGGCTTGAGAGGGTTGAGAATGTGGCAATTAGAATTGAGCTGAGAAATGGGTGTGTGGGGTGGGGTGAGGCTCCAATTTTGCCTTTTGTGACGGTAGAGGATCAGAGTACGGCTATGTCAAAGGCGGCGGAGGCATGTGAATTTCTAAAGCGGAGTCCGGCAATGACGATGGGATTGTTGTTGGCGGAGATTGATGGGATTCTTCCAGGACATGAGTTTGCTTCA GTTAGGGCAGGAGTTGAAATGGCAGTGATAGATGCAGTTGCTACTAGCATAGGCGTGCCTCTGTGGAGACTATTTGGGGGAGTTTCAAACACCATAACAACTGATATAACA ATTCCAATTGTTTCTCCAGCTGAAGCTGCAGAATTGGCTGCAAAGTATTACAATCAAGGATTCAATACTTTGAAGCTTAAGGTAGGAAAGAATCTGAAAGCAGATATAGAAGTTCTTCAGGCCATACGTGGTGCACATCCTGAATGTTTGTTTATCTTGGATGCTAATGAGGGATACAAACCAACAGAAGCAATTGAAGTTCTTGAAAAATTACAtg AAATGGGGGTCACTCCTGTTCTTTTTGAACAACCTGTTCATAGAGATGATTGGGAGGGTCTCGGTCATGTTAATCGTATTGCTAAAAACAAATATGGAGTATCTGTTGCCGCTGATGAAAGCTGTCGGAGCTTAGTTGATGTCAAGAAAATAGTCCGAGGAAATCTTGCAGATGTCGTTAACATTAAACTTGCCAAAGTTGGGGTAGTGGGGGCCCTTGAGATTATTGAGATTGCAAGAGCATCAGGATTGCATCTGATGATTGGTGGTATGGTTGAGACTAGACTGGCCATGGGCTTTGCTGGCCATCTTGCTGCTGGCCTTGGGtgtttcaa GTTTGTTGACCTAGACACACCCCTTTTGCTATCCGAGGATCCAGTTCTTGAGGGTTACGAGG TCTCGGGTGCTGTTTACAAGTTCACGAATGCTCGAGGCCATGGTGGTTTTCTTCATTGGGACAATATTGCTTG A